Genomic segment of Oryzias melastigma strain HK-1 linkage group LG21, ASM292280v2, whole genome shotgun sequence:
AACTAAATCTTTTCAAGACACGTTTTTAGCAATGAGCTTTTTAAGTCTCAGTCGTATCATGTTTTGTAAAGTTGtttccagtggtcatttaattatgattacggtgtttttagtttaaaaaaaaaaaataaaccttttccAGGACGTACACCCAAGtggggcaacaaaaatggtgagcaatgttggagctgtccagtcgtacagtttagatccagattccagctcagacgaggaaaacaaagacgttcatggatctatttgtctgttagtggatgaatcagaatgaagcagagcaggaagcttttgtgtttctgtagTAACTTCTACACACCTGAAACtttcaaacacaattttttgtctactcctgaacagttcaagtaaaaaaaaaacactcagaaatatgatttttattcttgattttctttctatatgtcatccatcatgataaaaaaacatattacaagaaattgttaaaaacatcacaaatatttttttattatattactatgttgagtgggtctttcaagagtaaaagagaaaaaaatgctccaaaatgACTGAATACTTTTGATCGTTAATGTGATGCTAACCtgttcaactttttaaatttttttaatttaaattaatcatAGATTTATTGTAATCTATCTTCATTCATAGCGTACTTTTCTGTCAAGTGGTGTTCAGAAGAGCACACACACATTGATGACTTAAAACTAACATAAAAGTATACGTAAACTATTTCAAGCaggatttataaaatataagtCTACATAACATTAagatataaatgaaataaaatacttcttttataagacatttatttaCTGTTGTTACTTCTGTTTTCTACATAATGGTGAATCTCTTGAATTTgttaaatatgtcttaaaactgttaaacaaataaagcttattttaaggaaaattacTACTTGCAGTAAAACAATCcgtttagaatttatttttgttcaggaaATGAGTTCTAAAATGAGCAAGTAGTTCAGCTTTTCAAATCCAGACATTTCCGGTAACAGAACAAAGAAGTGAACTCTCTGGCTCACATGAGCCCTCATTTGTCCTCCACAGGGTCCTGTGCTGATCGGCAGCTCGCAGGGCGGGGTCAACATTGAGGACGTAGCAGCAGAAAACCCAGACGCCATCGTGAAGGAGCCTGTCGACATTGTGGAGGGTATAAAGATGGAGCAGGCTGTCAAGGTACAATCAAACGTTCATGCTGGAAGGGCGAGGGGGTGTGGCTTCTGTGTGCTTGTGTTTCACTGTAAACAAAACGAGAGACTTTGAGAGAAAACAGAATTACTGACACAATAAAAGCTGAATCTAAAAAGATAATAGTTgatctgaaaacactgaaaaatgaatcaaatctcTAGAACTGCTTCCTGTAGTTGAGCCAGGTGGTTGAAGTCGTACATATGAGTGAGCTAAATGTTTGCAGCTCAAAGGCTTCAGCTCATCAGCTGTTATGGTGTGTCTCAGGTGGCTCAGAAGATGGGCTTTCCTCCGGCGCTGGTGAACGAGGCGGCGGAGAACATGATCAAGCTCTACAATCTGTTCATCAAGTACGACGCCTCCATGGTGGAGATCAACCCCATGGTGGAGGACTCCTCTGGCATCGGTACGAAAACACTCTGAGGAGTCGCCTCTGGTGTGTAGATACACTTCACTGAACAGCAGAAGATTCACCAAATACATCCAACGTTCGGATTCGAATTCATCTGCTGAGGCGGAAAACGTTGAGTCTGAACATTGCTGTGGAAAAATGTTCAGAGTGACGGAGCTTGAGTTCCATCACTCTGAAAAGTTTACTAATCATATAGAAAACtactaaatgtagagtttttcATAGTTTCAGTAAAAAGATAAAGATGTTTCATGACGTTTTAATTGTACATTTGAAACAGGATTTAGATTCTTGGCCTCTGGGTTCACGTaactcttttgtttttacattagaaaagaaaaactctatTATGTGTTTAGTCCACAATGAAAACTCTTACTCTATACCCACTATTATACTTTGATCCAGTGATATGGACAACTCTGATCATGCTCTGCACCAACATTCTTCAAACCTTTCTGTAGGTCAGGCAGAACATATTAATGGGAAGCACACATTCTCCACTGACGTAGTTCGATCTTTCAAGTTACGACAATAAGAATCTATTAAAAGGCTGGGATATGCTTCTAATTACAAACATGAAGAACGAACTAAACAAAACTGACATGCATTAATAACTAATGCCGTCATGCGATTCATTAAtctaattaattcattttaatagcaatatttttaacctaataattgctgttaaaagcctcattttaaggtattttctttaggtttgtgacatttttttgccGAAAGCTCCAAATTAAACTAAAAGGGTGGATTTAcgaagtttgtttttattataagaCTTCTAACCTTTAAATTAACAACACCaagcaatccaaaaaatattgaacacaaacttcttattaataccataattcCAATGTTAATATGCCTTCCACAGTTAACCACAACAACAGGGggattttatagtttcctttaacctgtttgggtgactttgatcattttaaagactaagatgaagcagaaaagaaatggaGAATTAGAGAAgagaaggaagaaatgaaacCGCAGAGGAATTCAactatttagactttattttttatttaaataaatgtttgcttcatcatctggactaAAACAAGCACTAAGAGGTGGACTTTCCCTCTaagatgatgctgtttttaaaaaaaaaacttctcatgAGGATCACCTTTCTCAAAAAGGAGCTAGAGCGGATATGGTTCGTGTACGCCACACGCGCCTCAGGctgaagctgttaccatgacaacacagcAAACACTctgcttttcttaaaaaacaatttaagcttaaaaatttaTCAGGactgaataatttatttaatatctaTATTATTCTCAAATAACCATAGTATGAGCTCGTtaaaatgctcctccaggtgtgcaGAACACAGATGGAACCATCCGAcgcaaaaatgagattaacacAATGAACACACTGAAATGTCTGTACATAATTAATCGTTATTAACTAGATAATTTGACAGCCCTATAAATAATACACAGGAATCATAACAATGATGCTGTAGCTGCTGTTCTTGGCTTGGTTCCACACAGGTAGGAGTGTGAAGTCAAGACTAACAAAGAAAACTCAAATCCCATCTCTCTGTGAGGCTGTTCTTCCATCAAACTGCTGCGTCTCAGATCCAAAGGAGAATTATTCAACCATAAAAGCTTACCATTCTTTCCATCCTGTGTTATTCCCCTCTGGTTCTTTTGATTTGTGTGACAACAGTGTATATGAGGATAATGGGATCATCTTTCCAGACCTCAATGATCAATGTGGGACATGAGGTTAAAGTGAAACTCTGTTGTTTAGCTTTTGTTTGCTTGTCTTTGTGAACCTGTTGTGTCTTGATGCGTGTGGGATGGTGACGCTGTTAGAAGATGAGTGAAAAGCACAGAGATGGTCTCAGAAATCTGCTGGATCGATCtctagattttctttttctcctcagtCATGTGCATGGATGCAAAGATCAACTTCGACTCCAACGCAGCGTATCGACAGAAGAAGGTCTTTGAGATGAGGGACTGGTCTCAGGAGGACCCCCGGGACCGGCAGGCCGCCACGGCCGACCTGAACTACATCGGCTTGGACGGAACCATCGGCTGTCTGGGTCAGCGCCGCGACCAAAAGCCGGTTCTGGTCAGCGAGGATGAAAGAGGAGTAATGTTGTTTGTCCTCTTCAGTGAACGGGGCGGGGCTGGCCATGGCCACCATGGACATCATCAAGCTGCACGGCGGCACTCCCGCGAACTTCTTAGACGttgggggcggagccacagCTCATCAGGTGACCGAGGCTTTCAAACTCATCACCTCTGACAAGAAGGTAAGAAACCACTTGTTTCTCTTCATCACATTTGACATATTTGAACACattcataaatgtatgaaacagatttgtaaacatgtttttgtatttttccttcaGGTTCAGGCCATCCTGGTCAACATCTTCGGAGGAATCATGAGGTGTGACGTCATCGCCCAGGGCATCATCATGGCCGTGAGAGACCTGGACCTCAAGATCCCCATAGTCGTACGGTTACAAGGTACAGGACACCTGACTCAGACAGCGAGGGCTTTGTGCTCCAGATCAGGGAGATGTTGGAGGAATGCTCTCACTCCCTTCTTTGGTTGTGTAATAAAAAGGATTCATGGTTCTGCTTTTCAAGCTGCCGATGATAAAAGTTCTGTTGTCTTCAGGCACGCGAGTGGACGATGCCAAAGCTCTGATCGCTGCCAGTCCATTAAAGATCTTGGCCTGTGATGACCTGGATGAAGCTGCCAAAATGGTACTCAGACAAGAACACAGTGATCTCTGCCTGTGAACACACTTCAGCATCAGGCGCTGCCACTGATGCAGATCGGCTTCAGAATTTATGATGTCTCTTTAAAGACAAACTCCAATGAAGATgatgattttggtgtttttaacatgttcttgtagcatttaacccatgatggatgacatattttaagaaataagtAAGAAAGAAAGAGTAAAATTGCATCTtagagtatttattcaaattcttttgaaccaggagcagagaaaaaatacagtttgaaaaaaaattgtatttttacaataaGCTCCCAgatccgctccattctgatacatccacacaaatagatccatgaacgtctttgtttatCTGAACTGggatctggatctaaactgtacgactggatagcttcGATGGTTTTCCCACCAGTTACGTTGTACCGCTTATGTTAGACTGGAAGGGGCTCTAAGCTGGCAGGAGAACAGATGGgcgatgggaaatgagtgctgGCTTACTCCCcatcaacagtcccacccacaattcagagaaaatttctgatgaacttctgccgttctgcagaaactatgtcctagacttaaaacaacacaatcataaaaaaagaccactgagaacaatagttcaaaagatgatgggagagggactttaaagggtacccaaacactaaatcaactttttttgtctgttgacttctataaatggggctttaaaagtgctgactgttggtcattgccattttttttacaaattaaaataaacttgtttattacttaaaatatagtcaaaaaccgtctgtgtgctgccccctacaggttgaaacgaggtattacagttgaatgttGTGATTGGTCGTCTGGTGTAAGTCTCAGAAGTTTCATGTCATGCTCTGCatctccagtataaaagcccagATTATGTAATCGGTCGGTTGttgttgtgttagctttagcatggatAATAGATGTTTTgtcttcagttgtcaaaaatctattgACTTACACAATTTCCAGAGGACATTGGAAACAGAGGTTGAGTGCATTTGGCACAATATCCAGtgaactctgtcctggtgatggatttaatgaacatttgacTCTGGATTCTTTGTTTAATACGTTAGtttttattagctatgatgctagcagcattttaacACTCTCAGACACGGGTCTCCTTCTGACCTGGTAACCCTCAGCGGCGCTGCATTGCAAAAGCAGCGTCTTGATCCAGAACCGCTGGCCGGTCTCAGGAGAAGGGGGAGGAGAAtaatcctcaacctcctcaaaaagttctgtggagaaacttgcatcTCTCTATTTCGAAGGCACAGTGTACGttacataaagctaacctaactgtcaatcatagatccaagccacacccccaccactcATCCCacctccactagccccgccccctttttgtggcatttttcaaatgtgaGCTGAGAATTgagtcctgtttggttacccttaatCTGATAGAACTTTAGAGCAGAAATAAATGCTTGTTTATGTAGTTTGATATGTTGTTCACTCTATTAGGTTTTAATGGTGGTACCCTCTTCCTCCTGTCTCCTCTTCCAGGTTGTAAAGCTTTCAGAAATCGTCTCTTTGGCAAAGGAGGCTCAGGTGGACATCACCTTCCAACTGCCCATCTAGGCGCCTGACCTCCTCTCCTCCTAACACCGTTCCCCACATCGCTCTTCTCTGCTCTCCAGCAGCAGGACTGAACTCTGAGGAAGAAGGAAgcttcctcttcatcatctgttaGGCTTAACTCCTTTCATTATTTATCTTCTACGTGACGCCCCCCCACAGGCTGTGTTGCACTTGAGCCGATACGCACAAACGTTtcacctcctcttcatcctgaGAGCAGGACTCGTGATCAGTCTGTTTACTTCTTCACCTATTtggtttaaaagcaaaaactctCTCAAAGCTCTAATAAAGACCAGCTCAGCAGCCGTCTCCTCAGTGTGGTTCTTTAGCAGCGTGACGGTAGATGTTTATGCATCAATCAGTGCATCAGATGAAGATGAACATGCTGCAGCGTGTTCTGGTGCTTCAGCTGTGACTCAGCTCGCTTCTGTCTGAACAAACAGCAGCGCTGCCTGATTTATCATTCTGACTGAAAGGACTCAACAATATTTATCTGCAGCAATCTGAAGGGAGTTCTCCTCCTGATTTCACTTCTTTTAACTAAACACAAGAGGAAAActttcttaaactttatttttattagataaCTTTTTAGAAAGACATTGAGCAGGTTTATGGCCAACTGAACCATATTAATGTTGTTTCTATCACTGATCAGAAGTTCAGACTGATGATCACGAGTCCCATCCGAACATCTATCCTCTCAGTCATCTTCATCCTTTCAAAggcagatttatttcaagttgaCACTGAAGTTTGTTCCTCCTGACTTCAGCCCATAGAGATCCTCATCTGTTTCTCTGCTGTCCTGCCACAGAACAAAagacttttagctttttttgttgttgtaggtTTGAGTCTGTTAGACTGCCTGACTGTAAAACAGTTTGTCATTTTCTCCTCCTGCAGCGCTACAAACAAGCAGACAATGTGAGATGTACGTCACTCATTTGATCTTGTAAATAACAAACTGTTGTTCTGTAAGATATTTATGCTCCTCACATGGAGCACAGACAgtggagaaaaagaaataaatgcagGGAACTCCAGAACTGCAGTGTGGAGCTTCTTCTTTCTCTGAAGAGAGATTCTAACTTTTATGAGGTCATCTCATTATTGTAGTTTAGAAGGCAAAAATATTACCGTTTTTACAAGGTTCAATAAAATACGCATTTATTGCAATTTGgtttaagattaaaaacatcaaagttttaacaattaaaattttttttcagattattccAATTCAACGAGATCAGGAGTGTTgaactcattttggtttgggGGCCACATTCAAGCTGTCTGATCttaagtgggccggaccaggaaCATGACAGCAAAATAACCTGTGGTTAACTCGTCatctgtagttttgtttttttctcagctggaaaaaaatgcctcaaacaacctagtagccCAAACAcatagtattattattataattggACTTTTATCAGGACCGGCCATGGGcataggcagccgcctagggcgccatctgctAAAGGGGCCCCAAATAAcaatgattatatatatatatttttcttttttgttaaacagtttgatGCAACACtcatttcacttaaaaaaagtaataaatagtGTAATTAGTGTTTGTTGTACTCAGAAACTGCAGTGCAGcgcccctccctgttgctgctGTCTAAGCTGGGTCGGGGAGGAGAGGAGCGCGTGGTGTCGCCGCTGTTCTTGAAACCTTTAAGGATGAAatcaggaagaggaggaaacaccAGCTCAAAacagaggtttttattttttatttatgtaatattgcttggaaattcactcccctcccctccattttggttgaaaaacattACCGGTAATTTATCTCATGATCTAGTGTTTTGTTTCAAGACAACTTTAAAAGCTGATCAATCTCTTTACTTATCTCTAATctaactgcatcttacccagaccTGACATGTGCttgcaaagaaaaactgtttatttcttgatctcttgttatgacGGTATTGTTTtccctttgcttcccctagtggcggaattgcgcaTTGCAGCCATTTCTCTACAGAGCCTTAACTCGCCAGAGGAATGGGATAAAAACgtacttttttaaacatccttatatatttttttcttcataattggGTTGAtttaaaccatctggcgggcTGGATGCTCGACACCCTTGAACTAGATTATCTTTAATGTATAACTACAGCCTAAATAAGGAACCAACCTGCAGATCATCCGATGCCTTGGCCCAACAGTAGCCTGGTTAGAATCTGGCCCTGATAGGGATACAGTgaatttggaaaatggatggataagtGACCAACTTATTAAAGACTCAGAGGCCGACCTTCTGCTGAGACCTGTCTAGGTCtgagaaaaaacagacaaatataaAGTATGTTGGAAGACAAACCTTCAAAATTAGCAATGACCACAGGAAGCAGATGAACCAACACATCATCGTTGAAACATCAGTTATAGAACAAAGTTTGTGCAACAACAAGACAACAGAAAGAAGGTCAAACTTTGAATGCAGAGATACAAGTTAGTGACGGCTAAAATAAAGAGAGCAAACATGGGTAAGAATGGAGGAAAAATGATGAATGTGTTATTGATCCACCAATAGAGTAACAGAGTACAAACAGAATTCATTAGAATGATTGCTCAATATTTCCAGTAGATTTGAGGTCACTTAGaaatgctcttattttgaaaaataaaagcactcatttttcaatgaagatcacttaaatttaaagtttgaaattttgtgttttggaaCATTTGTGCATCTCTTGCTTTATTAATCTGCAtgacaataaacattttaaaccacaGGAAAGCCAGAATTGAATAAATATGATGCTGcgttatttttgtttctttcaacaCAATTAAAGCAAACTTTTGTGCATCTCACTGAAAaaagaacagctgaaaaaagaacaattattCACAGACGTTCCTTCCTTGACTTGATGAGCAGCAGAGCAAGAGCAGTCTGCTGCCCTCTTCTGCTCTCTGGTGATATTGCAAGTCCCAAATGTGCTAACAttgtaaaagtcatttttagggATGTGTATAAAATCAACAGAATTCACTCTTGTCATTtgctttgaaaataactttggtttttgactcatatttgcaaacatttgttctaaaaaaacatttcttaataaaataaaaaaaggttctcCTTACTTGAAGTTTGGATGTCAGCAGaccttttaaacaaatatttgttgtgAAATAGTTTCTCCAGCTTTTGTTAATCCTGCATTTGTTCTGTCCTGCTGGTTAGTGAGGTTACAGATGAACTGACAGAACGTCTGCAGCTCTCAGTTCTGATCTAATTGCTGAGTTTTGACGTGTGTTTGGTTTTCAACAAGCCTGACAAACAATAATAAGCATAAACAGTGAGAACAATCCTCTAACTTTGGAGCAAAATGAAGAGTCCACTGAGCAGCATTTCCACAAACGTCTCTTTAGATTTAAGGCTTAAAACCAAACATTTGGTCACATTCTGCTGCTCTGCCCCATTTAGAGCTCACAGATTCCAAGAGGAGTGACTGACGTTTCATGAGCCGTGGCGGTGACATTCTTTCCACTTTAAGCAGTGACGGCGGGAAAACTGATGCTCTTGGGAAAGACACACCTTTATGGCTAACATGGAGATATCAAATCTAAAGGAACCAAACcatgaaaaaactattttttgaggTTTAAAGATATTCTTCTTACAGATCCACTCCTTGGTTCTCCTGGTTGTGTGTTTCGGGTCATTGTGATGTT
This window contains:
- the sucla2 gene encoding succinate--CoA ligase [ADP-forming] subunit beta, mitochondrial codes for the protein MATSLICGCLTASLRSSGTRNTISTASKVLGGSAGLFGGHVSQLQPPHVQQQQRNLSLHEYMSIGLLKEAGISVPSGMVASSAEEAYNVAKQIGSKDLVVKAQVLAGGRGKGTFEGGLKGGVRIVYSPEEVREISSQMIGRKLFTKQTGEAGRICNQVFVCERRYPRREYYFAITMERSFQGPVLIGSSQGGVNIEDVAAENPDAIVKEPVDIVEGIKMEQAVKVAQKMGFPPALVNEAAENMIKLYNLFIKYDASMVEINPMVEDSSGIVMCMDAKINFDSNAAYRQKKVFEMRDWSQEDPRDRQAATADLNYIGLDGTIGCLVNGAGLAMATMDIIKLHGGTPANFLDVGGGATAHQVTEAFKLITSDKKVQAILVNIFGGIMRCDVIAQGIIMAVRDLDLKIPIVVRLQGTRVDDAKALIAASPLKILACDDLDEAAKMVVKLSEIVSLAKEAQVDITFQLPI